In Pseudomonas sp. ADAK18, a single window of DNA contains:
- the lon gene encoding endopeptidase La, with translation MSDQQEFPEDFTEYADPENAEHETSSNKGLALPGQNLPDKVYIIPIHNRPFFPAQVLPVIVNEEPWAETLELVSKSDHHSLALFFMDTPPEDPRHFDTSSLPLYGTLVKVHHASRENGKLQFVAQGLTRVRIKTWLKHHRPPYLVEVEYPHQPTEPTDEVKAYGMALINAIKELLPLNPLYSEELKNYLNRFSPNDPSPLTDFAAALTSATGNELQEVLDCVPMLKRMEKVLPMLRKEVEVARLQKEISAEVNRKIGEHQREFFLKEQLKVIQQELGLTKDDRSADVEQFEQRLVGKVLPSQAQKRISEEMNKLSILETGSPEYAVTRNYLDWATSVPWGVYGEDKLDLKHARKVLDKHHAGLDDIKSRILEFLAVGAYKGEVAGSIVLLVGPPGVGKTSVGKSIAESLGRPFYRFSVGGMRDEAEIKGHRRTYIGAMPGKLVQALKDVEVMNPVIMLDEIDKMGQSFQGDPASALLETLDPEQNVEFLDHYLDLRLDLSKVLFVCTANTLDSIPGPLLDRMEVIRLSGYITEEKVAIAKRHLWPKQLDKAGVSKTSLSITDGALRALIDGYAREAGVRQLEKQLGKLVRKAVVKLLDEPDSVIKIGNKDLESSLGMPVFRNEQVLSGTGVITGLAWTSMGGATLPIEATRIHTLNRGFKLTGQLGDVMKESAEIAYSYISSNLKSFGGDPKFFDEAFVHLHVPEGATPKDGPSAGVTMASALLSLARNQPPKKGVAMTGELTLTGHVLPIGGVREKVIAARRQKIHELILPEPNRGSFEELPEYLKEGMTVHFAKRFADVAKVLF, from the coding sequence TCCCGATCCACAACCGGCCTTTCTTCCCGGCGCAGGTGCTGCCGGTGATCGTCAATGAAGAGCCGTGGGCCGAAACCCTGGAGCTGGTGAGCAAATCCGATCACCATTCCCTTGCCCTGTTTTTCATGGACACACCGCCGGAAGATCCACGGCATTTCGACACCTCCAGCCTGCCGCTGTACGGCACACTGGTGAAGGTCCATCACGCCAGCCGCGAGAACGGCAAACTGCAATTCGTCGCCCAGGGCCTGACGCGCGTACGGATCAAAACCTGGCTCAAGCACCACCGGCCACCGTACCTGGTGGAAGTCGAATACCCGCACCAGCCCACCGAGCCGACCGATGAGGTCAAGGCCTACGGCATGGCGCTGATCAACGCGATCAAAGAATTGTTGCCGCTGAACCCGCTGTACAGCGAAGAATTGAAGAACTACCTCAACCGCTTCAGCCCCAACGACCCATCCCCGCTGACCGATTTCGCCGCCGCGCTGACCTCGGCCACCGGTAACGAGTTGCAGGAAGTGCTGGACTGTGTGCCCATGCTCAAGCGCATGGAAAAAGTCCTGCCGATGCTGCGCAAGGAAGTCGAAGTCGCGCGCCTGCAAAAAGAAATATCTGCGGAAGTTAACCGCAAGATCGGCGAGCACCAGCGCGAGTTCTTCCTCAAGGAACAGCTCAAGGTCATCCAGCAAGAGCTGGGGTTGACCAAAGATGATCGCAGCGCCGATGTCGAACAATTCGAACAACGCCTGGTGGGCAAGGTGCTGCCGTCCCAGGCGCAAAAACGCATCAGCGAAGAAATGAACAAGCTGTCGATCCTGGAAACCGGCTCGCCGGAATACGCGGTCACGCGCAACTACCTGGATTGGGCCACCTCGGTGCCGTGGGGCGTGTATGGCGAGGACAAACTCGACCTCAAGCACGCCCGCAAGGTGCTCGACAAGCACCACGCTGGCCTGGACGACATCAAGAGCCGCATCCTCGAATTCCTCGCCGTCGGTGCCTATAAAGGCGAAGTCGCCGGTTCCATCGTGCTGCTGGTGGGCCCGCCGGGCGTAGGCAAAACCAGCGTCGGCAAGTCTATCGCCGAGTCCCTGGGCCGACCGTTCTACCGCTTCAGCGTCGGCGGCATGCGCGACGAGGCCGAGATCAAGGGCCACCGTCGTACCTACATCGGCGCCATGCCAGGCAAACTGGTGCAAGCGCTTAAAGATGTGGAAGTGATGAACCCGGTGATCATGCTCGACGAGATCGACAAGATGGGCCAGAGCTTCCAGGGCGACCCGGCTTCGGCCCTGCTGGAAACACTGGATCCGGAGCAGAACGTCGAATTCCTCGACCACTATCTGGATCTGCGCCTGGACCTGTCGAAAGTGCTGTTCGTATGCACCGCCAACACCCTGGATTCGATCCCGGGCCCGTTGCTGGACCGCATGGAAGTAATTCGCCTGTCGGGTTATATCACCGAAGAGAAAGTCGCCATTGCCAAGCGTCACCTGTGGCCCAAGCAACTGGACAAAGCCGGGGTATCGAAAACCAGCCTGAGCATCACCGACGGCGCCCTGCGCGCGTTGATCGACGGCTATGCCCGGGAGGCCGGGGTACGCCAGCTGGAGAAACAACTGGGCAAATTGGTGCGCAAGGCGGTCGTCAAGTTGCTGGATGAGCCGGACTCGGTGATCAAGATCGGCAACAAGGACCTGGAAAGCTCCTTAGGCATGCCGGTGTTCCGCAACGAGCAGGTCCTGTCGGGCACCGGTGTGATCACTGGCCTTGCCTGGACCAGCATGGGCGGCGCGACCTTACCTATCGAGGCGACGCGCATCCATACACTCAATCGTGGCTTCAAACTCACCGGGCAACTGGGCGATGTGATGAAGGAGTCCGCCGAGATTGCCTACAGCTACATCAGCTCCAACCTGAAGTCGTTTGGCGGTGATCCGAAGTTCTTCGACGAAGCCTTCGTGCACCTGCACGTACCGGAAGGCGCCACACCGAAAGACGGCCCAAGTGCCGGGGTGACTATGGCCAGTGCGCTGCTGTCGCTGGCACGTAACCAGCCGCCGAAAAAGGGTGTGGCCATGACCGGTGAACTGACGTTGACCGGGCATGTGCTGCCGATTGGCGGGGTTCGCGAAAAGGTGATCGCGGCGCGGCGGCAGAAGATTCACGAGCTGAT